In Anaerostipes hadrus ATCC 29173 = JCM 17467, a single genomic region encodes these proteins:
- a CDS encoding 16S rRNA (uracil(1498)-N(3))-methyltransferase yields the protein MYRFFIKEEQIHDGMIEICGSDVNHIKNVLRMKTGDKVYLSNGSDLEYECSLLEWTDDTILAKIEDVHGMETELPVKITLYQGLPKGDKMEMIVQKAVELGVAEIVPVAMKRCVVKLDAKKAAKKVSRWNTIALSAAKQAKRGIIPEVREVRNFKDILEEVQDIEFMLVPYEEAKGMQASKELISQAKGKKSIGIIIGPEGGFEKEEIEQLKAAGGQTMSLGKRILRTETAGMTVLSILMFTIEE from the coding sequence ATGTACCGTTTTTTTATAAAAGAAGAACAGATTCATGACGGAATGATCGAGATTTGTGGAAGTGATGTCAATCATATTAAGAACGTTCTCCGCATGAAAACAGGAGATAAAGTTTATTTAAGTAACGGATCAGATTTAGAATATGAATGCAGCCTTTTGGAATGGACGGACGATACGATTCTTGCGAAGATCGAAGATGTTCATGGCATGGAAACAGAACTCCCAGTAAAGATCACGCTGTATCAGGGACTGCCAAAAGGCGATAAGATGGAGATGATCGTTCAAAAAGCGGTGGAACTTGGGGTGGCAGAGATCGTTCCAGTTGCCATGAAACGTTGTGTTGTGAAACTTGATGCGAAGAAGGCAGCAAAGAAGGTAAGTCGTTGGAATACGATCGCATTAAGCGCAGCAAAACAGGCAAAACGAGGGATCATTCCAGAAGTTCGCGAAGTGAGAAATTTCAAAGATATTTTAGAAGAAGTACAAGATATAGAATTCATGCTTGTTCCATATGAAGAGGCAAAAGGGATGCAGGCATCCAAAGAACTGATCAGTCAGGCAAAAGGGAAGAAATCAATCGGGATCATCATCGGACCAGAAGGCGGTTTTGAAAAGGAAGAGATCGAACAGCTTAAGGCAGCAGGCGGTCAGACAATGAGCCTTGGAAAGCGTATCTTAAGAACTGAGACAGCAGGAATGACAGTTTTATCTATTTTGATGTTTACGATAGAAGAATAG
- a CDS encoding RHS repeat domain-containing protein, with protein sequence MSKIIDAKKNGYQITYTGEKAERFIRPNGEYQQLSYGDGTTTVSSHKADGIKTAQDSMSFDKNTGKILKKKDANGIESSYSYDDGGKGGEQNGWVNEYLVRKIKTEVDYQELDAAGLVKFLKTDKEKEETKTVTSYDDHGQPTTVTTTKEGAHDSVEQTTCQDTVQGTTRTTTTTQGEEKETSVTKTDAMGRETENTSKDRKGNILSSTETSYDFMGRAIQTKVTSDGVTQTESKTYDDNGTVATETSASGIKTAYRYDSLNRVIKATESVDGTDTVTETSYGYEDAQIHTLNGTKDYQDLSVQTTKTNGRVSEKSWTDAAGQIVRSFSHGLYTDHVFTSDGKEIATISLGTKTSGDGKIALQLYDKEGKQTAAIQNPEITKGTSDATVKVGNSSILQKTEYDTKGNETTKTDGNGDQISYAYDDQNRVTEITQGGQKTKVSYQVNSDGSTTTSVTDANGHVKQETASASGSVTTTSDLGDGSESITTKYTYDDRGNKISEVYANGAKKTYEYNSRNLVVKTQSYDKEGTKTLISRYRYDDYGQLLEMTDYRVSSETETAYRYTEYTYDQRGRITAFAEISQNAQPTADDIKAHQIRYTYNEDGNLSKVSYPTTKDGIQSLSYIYDENGWLQEIKGELHSNGQTTEKVLRSYSYDAYGKVKEIKDYRNRLKNGAQAVQKIYTYDSFDRVKEMTYTDLETGKVMESYRYSYDKNSNITEKTEVNNYPKEEKDKVNETKAYTYDALGRLTKTVTTDHKNDDRTKTVTYTYDKAGNRTKEDDGTTQTAYTYNGLDQLQTATKEKGTAVDEVRQYSYDANGNQTDVKNTKTGQTESYTYDAENRLSKVAVTDKDGKTAVIQQNRYNGEGQRIQKVEGSKTTNYYYQDGVVSYTTDGENSQTSQNLIGTDGNILATQRYGSDHTDYLLYHKDIQGSTTSLVKEDGSADATYRYTDFGETTINGDNKAENEVCYTGGIYDHSTGLYYLNARYYNPEDGRFVTEDTYRGETAKPETGHLYAYCANNPVNYVDPSGHKAKTVIYYNKKGKGFKKQAMHSPYYKNSQVTFKSVIKKAQFKKEWDKIPKGTSELYLYLHGGVSCLYFDGSDMNLKELLALKKKKIKKKIVLLSCKGGIGDKNSVAKIMAKKCQCVVYASSYPYGLSYRYDKKKKVYYPRYGGKQNYYNHENPLKKYKP encoded by the coding sequence ATGAGCAAGATCATTGATGCAAAGAAGAACGGGTACCAGATCACTTATACAGGAGAAAAAGCAGAAAGATTTATCCGTCCGAATGGAGAATACCAGCAGCTTTCTTATGGAGATGGAACAACGACGGTATCTTCCCACAAGGCAGACGGAATCAAAACAGCACAGGATTCCATGAGTTTTGACAAGAATACAGGAAAGATCCTGAAAAAGAAGGATGCCAATGGAATTGAAAGCAGTTACAGTTATGATGATGGAGGAAAAGGCGGAGAACAAAATGGCTGGGTAAATGAATATCTTGTAAGAAAGATCAAAACGGAAGTGGATTATCAGGAGCTGGATGCTGCCGGACTGGTGAAATTTTTGAAAACAGACAAGGAAAAAGAAGAAACCAAAACAGTCACATCCTATGATGATCATGGACAGCCAACAACAGTCACGACAACAAAGGAAGGAGCCCATGATTCTGTAGAACAAACGACATGTCAGGATACTGTACAGGGAACGACACGGACAACAACAACGACACAGGGAGAAGAGAAAGAGACATCTGTGACAAAAACAGATGCCATGGGACGTGAAACAGAAAATACCAGTAAGGACAGGAAAGGAAATATCTTAAGCAGTACGGAAACATCGTATGATTTCATGGGAAGAGCGATACAGACGAAAGTAACATCCGATGGCGTGACACAGACAGAATCCAAAACATATGATGATAACGGAACGGTGGCAACAGAAACCAGTGCATCAGGAATAAAGACAGCGTATCGTTATGATTCACTAAACCGCGTGATCAAAGCAACAGAATCAGTAGACGGGACAGATACCGTCACGGAAACTTCCTATGGATATGAAGATGCACAGATCCATACGCTGAATGGAACGAAAGACTATCAGGATCTGAGCGTTCAGACAACAAAGACCAATGGACGTGTCAGTGAAAAGTCATGGACAGATGCAGCGGGGCAGATCGTCAGAAGTTTCAGCCATGGATTATATACGGATCATGTGTTCACCAGTGACGGAAAAGAGATCGCAACGATCAGTCTTGGAACAAAGACTTCCGGAGATGGAAAGATTGCCTTGCAGTTATATGACAAAGAAGGAAAACAGACAGCTGCGATCCAGAATCCAGAGATTACAAAAGGGACTTCTGATGCCACAGTAAAGGTTGGAAACAGTTCCATCTTACAGAAAACAGAGTATGACACAAAGGGAAATGAGACAACAAAAACCGATGGCAATGGAGATCAGATATCTTATGCTTATGATGACCAGAATCGTGTAACCGAGATCACACAGGGAGGACAGAAGACAAAAGTTTCCTATCAGGTGAATTCAGACGGATCAACGACAACAAGCGTTACAGATGCGAATGGACATGTCAAGCAGGAAACAGCCAGTGCATCCGGATCAGTGACAACAACATCGGATCTTGGAGACGGCAGTGAATCCATTACAACAAAGTATACCTATGATGACCGTGGAAATAAGATTTCAGAAGTCTATGCCAACGGGGCGAAAAAGACCTATGAATATAACAGCCGGAATCTTGTTGTAAAAACACAATCTTATGACAAAGAAGGAACAAAAACACTGATCAGTCGGTATCGTTATGATGATTATGGGCAGTTGCTGGAGATGACAGATTACAGGGTATCATCTGAAACAGAGACTGCGTATCGTTATACAGAATATACTTATGATCAAAGAGGAAGGATCACAGCATTTGCAGAGATCAGTCAGAATGCTCAGCCAACGGCAGATGATATCAAAGCACATCAGATCCGGTATACTTATAATGAGGATGGAAATCTCAGTAAGGTATCCTATCCGACAACCAAAGACGGAATCCAGTCATTATCTTATATTTATGATGAAAACGGATGGCTGCAGGAGATCAAAGGAGAACTGCATTCCAATGGGCAGACAACAGAGAAAGTCCTCAGAAGTTACAGTTACGATGCGTATGGAAAGGTCAAAGAGATCAAGGACTACAGAAATCGGTTAAAGAACGGTGCTCAGGCAGTTCAAAAAATCTATACCTATGACAGTTTTGACCGTGTCAAAGAGATGACCTACACAGATCTTGAGACAGGCAAAGTGATGGAATCCTACCGCTACAGTTATGACAAGAATTCCAATATCACAGAGAAAACAGAAGTCAACAACTATCCAAAAGAAGAGAAAGACAAAGTCAATGAGACAAAAGCCTATACTTATGATGCACTCGGACGACTGACAAAGACTGTGACAACCGATCATAAGAATGATGACAGGACAAAGACCGTTACCTATACTTATGACAAAGCTGGAAACAGAACCAAAGAAGATGATGGAACCACACAGACAGCGTATACCTATAACGGACTGGATCAGTTACAGACAGCAACAAAAGAAAAAGGAACCGCAGTTGACGAAGTCCGCCAGTACAGCTATGATGCCAATGGGAATCAGACAGATGTCAAAAACACAAAGACTGGACAGACAGAATCCTATACTTATGATGCAGAGAACCGCTTAAGCAAAGTAGCGGTAACTGACAAAGATGGAAAGACAGCTGTGATCCAGCAGAACCGTTATAACGGAGAAGGACAGAGGATCCAGAAAGTGGAAGGAAGCAAAACGACGAACTATTACTATCAGGACGGAGTAGTTTCTTACACAACCGATGGAGAGAACAGCCAGACATCCCAGAACCTGATCGGAACCGACGGAAATATCCTTGCAACACAGAGATATGGAAGTGACCATACGGACTATCTGTTGTATCATAAAGATATCCAGGGAAGTACCACAAGTCTTGTAAAAGAAGATGGAAGTGCTGATGCAACATACCGGTATACAGACTTTGGAGAGACAACGATCAACGGAGATAACAAAGCAGAGAATGAGGTTTGTTATACTGGAGGAATCTATGATCATAGTACAGGGCTTTATTATCTGAATGCAAGGTATTATAATCCAGAAGATGGACGGTTTGTGACAGAGGATACTTATCGAGGAGAGACTGCTAAACCAGAGACAGGACATTTATATGCTTATTGTGCGAATAATCCGGTGAATTATGTGGATCCTAGTGGACATAAGGCTAAAACAGTAATTTATTATAATAAAAAAGGGAAGGGTTTTAAGAAACAAGCAATGCATTCTCCATATTATAAGAATAGTCAAGTTACATTTAAATCTGTGATTAAAAAAGCACAATTTAAAAAAGAGTGGGATAAAATACCAAAAGGAACATCTGAATTATATTTATATTTGCATGGTGGGGTTAGTTGTTTGTATTTTGATGGTTCTGATATGAATTTAAAAGAGTTGTTAGCTTTAAAAAAGAAAAAAATAAAAAAGAAGATAGTATTGCTTTCATGTAAGGGAGGAATAGGAGACAAAAATAGTGTGGCTAAAATTATGGCTAAAAAATGTCAATGTGTTGTGTATGCATCTAGTTATCCATATGGATTATCTTATAGATATGATAAAAAGAAAAAAGTGTATTATCCTAGATATGGAGGAAAGCAAAATTATTATAATCATGAAAATCCATTAAAAAAATATAAACCTTAA
- a CDS encoding Eco57I restriction-modification methylase domain-containing protein has protein sequence MLRTIEMYTNEYKDTTQKEIRKKKGQFFTPAEVSMRMAAVESEYPKNQWIRVLDPGAGNGILSFAVIDKLLRSGYKRLDITLIETDKEILPVLEYTITKIRQICESYHAECFIHYVDQNFILWESSYLYDIVICNPPYMKVRKDSVEATAMKTYVYGQPNLYGLFMAKAIELLCDNGQYIFITPRSWTSGKYFTKVRNFLQKELNIKEIDLFSSRDEVFQGEKVLQETMILYGEKGQIQNEKIKINILKDGTLDIGNSFWAAADQIKFKGSEQYLLLPENENDLKIIDIMSDMTDSFESSGYHFKTGPVVEFRNLEHIHAQTHI, from the coding sequence ATGTTGCGTACAATCGAAATGTACACAAATGAATATAAAGATACAACACAAAAGGAAATCCGAAAGAAAAAAGGACAGTTTTTTACACCGGCAGAGGTTTCAATGAGAATGGCTGCTGTAGAAAGTGAATATCCGAAGAATCAATGGATAAGGGTATTAGATCCAGGAGCAGGAAACGGCATTTTATCTTTTGCTGTGATTGATAAATTACTAAGAAGTGGGTATAAACGGCTTGATATTACACTGATTGAAACAGATAAAGAGATTTTGCCAGTCTTAGAATATACAATTACTAAAATTAGGCAAATCTGTGAATCATATCATGCAGAATGTTTCATTCATTATGTTGATCAAAACTTCATATTATGGGAATCCTCCTATTTATACGATATTGTCATATGCAATCCTCCATATATGAAAGTAAGAAAAGATTCTGTAGAAGCAACGGCAATGAAGACATATGTATATGGACAGCCTAATCTGTATGGATTGTTTATGGCGAAAGCAATTGAATTGTTATGCGATAATGGACAGTACATTTTTATTACTCCTCGTTCATGGACTTCTGGAAAATATTTTACAAAAGTAAGGAATTTCTTACAAAAAGAATTGAACATAAAAGAAATCGACCTTTTTTCAAGTCGTGATGAAGTTTTTCAGGGAGAGAAAGTTCTTCAGGAGACAATGATCTTATATGGAGAAAAAGGACAGATTCAAAATGAGAAAATTAAAATTAATATTCTTAAAGACGGAACTTTAGATATAGGAAACAGTTTTTGGGCAGCAGCAGATCAAATTAAGTTTAAAGGATCAGAACAATATCTGCTTTTACCAGAAAATGAAAATGATCTTAAAATTATAGATATAATGTCTGATATGACAGATTCTTTTGAGTCCAGTGGATATCATTTCAAAACGGGACCAGTTGTAGAATTTCGAAATTTAGAGCATATTCATGCACAAACCCATATATAA
- a CDS encoding ATP-binding protein, with amino-acid sequence MIRRIIEIDEDKCNGCGLCADACHEDAIGIVDGKAKLLRDDYCDGLGDCLPNCPTGAISFVEREAAAYDREAVEANMKKKAEMTAKDKIEEKPVFHGCPGTRMKIMDHKAEEVATEQTATVSSQLSQWPVQIKLVPVNAPYFKDANLLIAADCTAYAYGNFHQKFIKNKVTLIGCPKLDEGDYSEKLTQIIANNDIKSVTIVRMEVPCCGGLENAAKKAIQDSGKFLPWQVHTISIDGKILEA; translated from the coding sequence ATGATTCGTAGAATTATTGAAATTGATGAAGATAAATGTAATGGATGTGGACTGTGTGCAGATGCATGTCACGAAGATGCGATCGGGATAGTTGATGGAAAGGCAAAATTATTAAGAGATGATTATTGTGACGGCTTAGGAGACTGTCTGCCAAATTGTCCAACAGGAGCGATCAGTTTCGTAGAGCGTGAGGCAGCTGCGTATGACAGAGAAGCGGTAGAAGCAAACATGAAGAAGAAAGCTGAAATGACAGCAAAAGATAAAATAGAAGAAAAGCCGGTATTCCACGGGTGCCCTGGAACAAGAATGAAGATCATGGATCATAAGGCAGAAGAGGTAGCGACAGAGCAGACAGCAACTGTATCTTCTCAGCTGTCTCAGTGGCCGGTGCAGATTAAATTAGTACCTGTTAATGCCCCATATTTTAAGGATGCGAATCTATTGATCGCGGCAGATTGTACAGCTTATGCTTATGGAAATTTTCATCAGAAATTTATCAAAAATAAAGTGACATTGATCGGCTGTCCAAAACTTGATGAAGGAGATTACAGTGAGAAACTGACACAGATCATTGCGAACAATGACATTAAGAGTGTAACGATCGTTAGAATGGAAGTTCCTTGTTGTGGCGGGCTGGAAAATGCGGCGAAGAAAGCGATTCAGGATTCCGGCAAATTCCTTCCATGGCAGGTTCACACAATTTCCATTGATGGAAAGATTTTAGAAGCATAG
- a CDS encoding anthranilate synthase component II, which yields MYLMIDNYDSFVYNLKAYFEELGKEIAVIRCDKITLEEIEDMQPSGIILSPGPKRPQDATLCIDIVEKFQEKIPILGVCLGHQVLGLCSGATVEKGIFPIHGKISEISNNGLRLFAGLPTKFNVTRYHSLVVNKDTISNNYSIDATTADGVVMGISHKTLPLYGVQFHPEAVCTEYGHALLNNFCKIAEQRG from the coding sequence ATGTATTTAATGATTGATAATTATGACTCATTTGTATATAATCTGAAAGCTTATTTTGAAGAGCTTGGAAAGGAAATTGCCGTCATCCGCTGTGACAAGATCACGCTGGAAGAGATTGAAGATATGCAGCCTTCCGGGATTATTCTCTCGCCAGGGCCAAAACGCCCGCAGGACGCGACGCTTTGCATCGATATTGTAGAAAAATTCCAAGAGAAAATACCGATACTTGGCGTCTGCTTAGGTCACCAGGTGCTAGGACTCTGCTCTGGTGCAACGGTGGAAAAAGGGATATTTCCGATCCATGGGAAAATCTCTGAGATTTCCAACAATGGGCTTCGTCTCTTCGCCGGTCTTCCGACGAAATTCAATGTAACAAGATATCATTCCCTCGTCGTAAATAAAGACACTATTTCCAATAACTACAGCATCGATGCCACAACCGCGGACGGTGTTGTCATGGGGATCTCTCATAAAACGCTTCCACTATACGGCGTACAGTTTCACCCGGAGGCAGTATGTACCGAATATGGACATGCACTT
- a CDS encoding cysteine desulfurase family protein, with protein MIYFDNAATTCVFPEVVEAMQDAMQVTYGNPSAKHMKGIEAENKVKAAQELIAKTLRAKPKEILFTSGGTESNNTAISGTAMANRRKGKHIITTKVEHASVYEPMYHLEEEGYEVTYLDVDSEGIVDLDQLEESIREDTILVSCMMVNNEIGAIEPIEEIAKIIKAKNPNTIFHVDAIQAYGKLPIVPKNMGIDLLSTSGHKIHGPKGIGFLYIKEGTKISPIIFGGGQQKGMRSGTENVPGIVGLAVACEKMIGKNYENAEKIREVKEYFQERIKEIEDIKDNSGKAPHVASISFKKLRSEVLLHALEDREIYVSSGSACSSNKKQAVSGTLNAIALSDEFKDGTLRFSFSIENTKEEVDETIKALKELVPMLRRFVRK; from the coding sequence ATGATTTATTTTGATAATGCAGCGACAACCTGCGTATTTCCAGAAGTTGTAGAAGCAATGCAGGATGCAATGCAGGTCACATATGGGAATCCATCTGCAAAACATATGAAAGGTATTGAAGCAGAGAATAAAGTAAAAGCTGCACAAGAATTAATTGCGAAGACATTAAGAGCAAAACCCAAAGAAATCTTATTTACATCTGGGGGAACAGAATCAAACAATACAGCGATCAGTGGAACAGCAATGGCAAATCGCCGCAAAGGAAAGCACATTATTACGACAAAGGTAGAACATGCTTCTGTATATGAACCAATGTATCATCTGGAAGAAGAAGGATATGAAGTGACATATCTTGATGTAGATTCAGAAGGAATCGTAGATCTTGATCAGTTAGAAGAAAGTATCCGAGAAGATACGATCCTTGTATCCTGCATGATGGTAAATAACGAGATTGGAGCCATTGAACCAATTGAAGAGATCGCAAAGATCATCAAAGCAAAGAATCCGAATACGATTTTCCATGTCGATGCGATTCAGGCATATGGAAAACTTCCGATCGTTCCAAAGAATATGGGAATTGACTTATTATCCACAAGTGGTCATAAGATCCATGGACCAAAAGGAATCGGATTTTTATATATCAAGGAAGGAACGAAGATCTCTCCGATCATTTTCGGAGGCGGACAGCAGAAAGGAATGCGTTCTGGAACGGAAAATGTACCAGGAATCGTAGGATTAGCTGTCGCATGTGAAAAGATGATCGGTAAAAACTATGAAAATGCTGAGAAGATCCGTGAAGTCAAAGAATATTTTCAGGAAAGGATCAAAGAGATTGAGGATATCAAAGACAATTCCGGAAAAGCACCACACGTGGCAAGTATCAGCTTTAAGAAGTTAAGAAGTGAAGTACTGTTACATGCCTTGGAAGACAGAGAAATCTATGTATCTTCAGGATCCGCATGTTCATCGAACAAAAAACAGGCAGTCAGTGGAACATTAAATGCGATCGCATTAAGTGATGAATTTAAAGATGGAACACTTCGTTTCAGTTTCTCAATTGAGAATACAAAAGAAGAAGTTGATGAAACGATCAAAGCATTAAAAGAATTAGTACCAATGCTTCGAAGATTTGTAAGAAAATAA
- a CDS encoding Cof-type HAD-IIB family hydrolase produces the protein MKYKLIAVDLDGTLYNDQLKITSDTLNTMIKAQEMGIRIALASGRPLPGLFHARDLLKLNEHHGMLVAYNGGKVVDTTTNEVLYDKYIPDDLAMELLEHLKDYPVNPIIDDGKVLYVTDKNGYRVKEEALNDSMEYVEVPSLTEHLDFHLNKILTAVDPQKTYDVLETIGMPFRDQVTFVRTAPYYIEAIPVGTSKASGLSNVCKGLGIDSSEVIAFGDAENDLEMIQFAGHGVAMGNACDALKDAADEVTLTNNEDGIAHTLNHLLGCR, from the coding sequence ATGAAATACAAACTAATCGCCGTTGACTTAGATGGAACTCTTTATAACGACCAACTCAAAATTACTTCTGATACTTTAAATACCATGATTAAAGCTCAGGAAATGGGTATCCGCATTGCTCTTGCTTCTGGTCGTCCTCTCCCTGGTCTTTTTCATGCCAGAGATTTATTGAAACTAAATGAACATCATGGAATGCTCGTTGCTTACAATGGCGGAAAGGTTGTAGATACTACTACAAATGAAGTTTTATATGATAAGTACATCCCAGATGATCTCGCAATGGAGCTTTTAGAACATTTGAAAGATTATCCTGTAAATCCGATCATTGATGATGGGAAAGTTCTTTATGTCACAGACAAGAATGGATATCGCGTCAAAGAAGAGGCATTGAATGATTCTATGGAGTATGTTGAGGTTCCTTCCTTGACAGAACATCTTGATTTTCATTTAAATAAGATCCTTACTGCTGTCGATCCTCAAAAAACTTATGATGTTTTAGAAACGATCGGAATGCCATTTAGAGATCAGGTCACTTTTGTCCGTACTGCTCCTTATTATATTGAAGCAATTCCTGTGGGTACCAGCAAAGCTTCTGGTCTTTCCAATGTATGCAAAGGTCTTGGCATTGATTCATCTGAGGTCATTGCTTTTGGTGATGCAGAAAATGATCTGGAAATGATCCAGTTTGCAGGTCATGGTGTCGCTATGGGAAATGCATGCGATGCTTTAAAAGATGCTGCTGATGAAGTAACACTTACAAATAATGAAGATGGTATCGCACATACTTTAAATCATTTACTGGGCTGCCGTTAA
- the prmA gene encoding 50S ribosomal protein L11 methyltransferase, producing MGWNKITIDTLTSAEDMISYELTELGATGVEVEDHVSLTEEEMKVMYVDLLPDDIAPDDGKAKISCYFDENENLEHITMQIQAMLERLRGFMDIGAGTISFDKTKEEDWVNNWKKFFKPIRLDEQIVIKPTWETLEDQTEDMIVVEIDPGTAFGTGSHETTKLCIEGMKPYIKEDTKILDVGCGSGILSIIGLKLGAGHAVLTDIDPHAISASEENFEVNHISKDQFEVYQGNVLDDKEFAASLGSKCYPVVVANILADVISPLIEIVDQFLAEDGVFVISGIIDTKEKEIADKLNAYGFDVIETRRMKDWVSMTAKMR from the coding sequence ATGGGATGGAATAAAATTACAATTGATACATTGACATCAGCAGAAGACATGATCAGTTATGAACTTACAGAACTTGGTGCAACTGGTGTGGAAGTTGAAGACCATGTATCATTGACAGAAGAAGAGATGAAAGTCATGTATGTGGATCTATTGCCAGATGATATCGCACCAGACGATGGAAAAGCAAAGATCAGCTGTTATTTTGATGAGAATGAAAATTTAGAGCACATTACAATGCAGATTCAGGCAATGCTTGAAAGACTTCGTGGATTTATGGATATCGGTGCTGGAACAATTTCATTTGATAAGACGAAAGAAGAAGACTGGGTCAATAACTGGAAGAAATTCTTTAAACCGATCCGTCTGGATGAACAGATCGTGATCAAACCAACATGGGAGACATTAGAAGACCAGACAGAAGATATGATCGTTGTAGAGATCGATCCGGGAACAGCATTTGGAACAGGTTCTCATGAGACAACAAAACTTTGTATTGAAGGAATGAAACCATATATTAAGGAAGATACAAAGATTTTGGATGTTGGATGCGGAAGTGGAATTTTGTCGATCATCGGACTGAAACTTGGGGCAGGTCATGCGGTTCTTACAGATATCGATCCACATGCAATCTCAGCTTCTGAGGAGAACTTTGAAGTAAACCATATCAGCAAAGATCAGTTTGAAGTATATCAGGGAAATGTTTTAGATGATAAAGAGTTTGCAGCATCCTTAGGATCAAAATGTTATCCGGTTGTTGTTGCTAATATTTTAGCAGATGTTATCTCACCACTGATCGAGATCGTAGATCAGTTTTTGGCAGAAGATGGTGTTTTTGTAATCTCTGGTATCATTGATACAAAAGAAAAAGAAATCGCAGACAAATTAAATGCATATGGATTTGATGTCATTGAGACAAGAAGAATGAAAGACTGGGTTTCTATGACAGCGAAGATGAGGTAA